A stretch of the Papaver somniferum cultivar HN1 chromosome 6, ASM357369v1, whole genome shotgun sequence genome encodes the following:
- the LOC113290579 gene encoding uncharacterized protein LOC113290579 yields the protein MARSLNSAQMAMMAVFLLASFAAMFRPSIGSSVSPGDFYNSLKGYFPPEPYPGYYDYLFSCTDKFSGLCFGEVLTYLYDNYDVMSYDCCELINKVGKKCYDMNVETMSGIGAKAVKDRTFARKILQRGRNLWKKCLHLAAAPSPSD from the coding sequence ATGGCAAGATCTCTGAATAGTGCACAAATGGCAATGATGGCAGTATTCTTACTAGCTTCTTTTGCAGCAATGTTTAGGCCTAGCATTGGATCAAGTGTTTCCCCAGGTGATTTCTATAATTCTCTCAAAGGTTATTTTCCACCAGAACCTTATCCAGGATATTACGACTACCTATTTTCTTGCACAGACAAATTTTCAGGACTTTGTTTTGGCGAAGTTCTTACATATTTGTATGATAATTACGACGTAATGAGTTATGATTGTTGCGAACTCATCAATAAGGTTGGAAAAAAATGTTATGATATGAACGTAGAAACTATGAGTGGAATTGGAGCGAAGGCAGTAAAGGATCGCACATTTGCACGTAAAATACTTCAAAGAGGTCGTAATCTCTGGAAGAAATGTCTTCATTTAGCAGCCGCCCCATCTCCGTCTGATTAA